In Fodinicola acaciae, the following proteins share a genomic window:
- a CDS encoding NAD(P)-binding domain-containing protein, which produces MSTARRKACVVGAGSSGIAACQVLQARGVDFDCFESGSEVGGNWRYLNDNGMSSAYRSLHINTSRQIMQYAAYPMPEDYPTYPHHTQIAAYFDDFVDHFGLRERIAFRTTVESVEPCSGGGFEVTTRDADGRQQTRTYGAVLVANGHHWDARWPEPPFPGGFTGRQLHSHDYKTPDEFAGARVVVLGIGNSACDIAVETSRVAARTFLAIRRGAHVVPKYLFGMPTDHLTSSPLSFGPLWTKRLGLRLMLRLARGSVTAYGLPAPDHKVLSAHPTISDDLLTRLGHGDIAVKPNIDRFAGDKVRFVDGSVEEVDAVVYCTGYRISFPFLDSRVISAADNEVSLFHRVVSPEFPGLFFLALVQPLGATMPIAEAQAEWIADLLLGRAVLPPAAEMRAEIAAYHARTRKRYVASKRHTIQVDFREHLAEIRAARRTGARRRGRSVAL; this is translated from the coding sequence ATGAGCACCGCTCGCCGAAAGGCCTGTGTCGTCGGCGCCGGCTCGTCCGGGATCGCCGCGTGCCAGGTGCTGCAGGCTCGCGGCGTCGACTTCGACTGCTTCGAGTCCGGCTCGGAGGTCGGCGGCAACTGGCGCTATCTCAACGACAACGGCATGTCGTCGGCATACCGGTCGCTGCACATCAACACCTCGCGGCAGATCATGCAGTACGCCGCGTATCCGATGCCCGAGGACTATCCGACCTATCCGCACCACACGCAGATCGCCGCGTATTTCGACGACTTCGTCGACCATTTCGGCCTGCGGGAACGGATCGCTTTTCGCACCACCGTGGAGTCGGTCGAGCCGTGTTCCGGCGGCGGTTTCGAGGTGACCACGCGCGACGCGGACGGCCGGCAGCAGACCCGGACGTACGGCGCCGTACTCGTCGCCAACGGCCACCACTGGGACGCGCGCTGGCCGGAGCCGCCGTTTCCCGGCGGTTTCACCGGCCGGCAGCTGCATTCGCACGACTACAAGACGCCGGACGAGTTCGCCGGAGCGCGGGTTGTGGTGCTGGGGATCGGAAACTCGGCCTGTGACATCGCGGTCGAGACCTCGCGGGTCGCGGCGCGCACCTTCCTGGCCATCCGTCGCGGCGCGCACGTGGTGCCGAAATACCTGTTCGGCATGCCGACCGACCATCTCACCTCGTCGCCGCTGTCCTTCGGTCCACTGTGGACGAAGCGGCTCGGACTGCGGCTGATGCTGCGGCTGGCGCGCGGGTCGGTCACCGCGTACGGCCTGCCGGCGCCGGACCACAAGGTGCTGTCGGCGCATCCGACGATCTCCGACGACCTGCTGACCCGGCTCGGCCACGGCGACATCGCGGTGAAGCCCAACATCGACCGTTTCGCCGGCGACAAGGTGCGTTTCGTGGACGGCAGCGTCGAGGAGGTGGACGCGGTCGTCTACTGCACCGGTTACCGGATTTCGTTTCCGTTCCTCGACTCGAGGGTCATCTCGGCGGCGGACAACGAGGTGTCGCTGTTTCACCGGGTCGTCTCGCCGGAGTTTCCTGGGTTGTTCTTTCTGGCGCTGGTGCAGCCGCTCGGCGCGACGATGCCGATCGCCGAGGCGCAGGCCGAGTGGATCGCCGACCTGCTGCTCGGCCGGGCCGTACTGCCGCCAGCCGCCGAGATGCGCGCCGAGATCGCCGCCTACCACGCGCGTACGCGAAAACGTTACGTCGCCTCGAAAAGGCACACCATCCAGGTCGACTTCCGTGAACATCTGGCGGAAATCCGCGCGGCCCGCCGCACCGGCGCCCGCCGCCGCGGCCGTTCGGTGGCGCTGTAG
- a CDS encoding TetR/AcrR family transcriptional regulator — MPTSTWDNLSAERRERVLAAAMREFGRCGYSAGSLNAVAREAGVAKGSLFQYFPDKLDFFSYVAEYTSIRVRNQMTRWLASIDPERPFFEFLLELVDAWMRYYAEHPLERGVTAATNLELDPQVRTAVRAPVNRIYVNTIRPFAERAVCRGDLYPEADLDAFISLLVLLLPHLALAPHLPGLDVSVPMYGVSDESRADAARRLLLGIYVGFGPLPDGNDVWTVASPRPAVATG; from the coding sequence GTGCCGACATCGACCTGGGACAACCTGTCCGCCGAGCGGCGCGAGCGGGTGCTGGCCGCGGCCATGCGCGAGTTTGGTCGGTGCGGCTATTCGGCCGGCAGCCTCAACGCGGTGGCGCGCGAGGCCGGGGTCGCCAAGGGCTCGCTGTTCCAGTATTTCCCCGACAAGCTCGACTTCTTCTCCTATGTCGCCGAATACACCTCGATCCGGGTCCGCAACCAGATGACCCGCTGGCTGGCCAGCATCGACCCGGAGCGGCCGTTTTTCGAGTTCCTGCTGGAGTTGGTCGACGCGTGGATGCGTTATTACGCCGAGCATCCGCTGGAGCGCGGCGTCACCGCGGCGACCAACCTGGAGCTGGATCCGCAGGTGCGCACGGCCGTACGCGCACCGGTCAACCGCATCTATGTCAACACGATCCGGCCTTTCGCGGAGCGCGCGGTGTGTCGTGGCGACCTCTATCCGGAGGCAGACCTGGACGCGTTCATCTCGCTGCTGGTGTTGTTGCTGCCGCATCTCGCGCTGGCGCCGCACCTGCCGGGGTTGGACGTTTCGGTGCCGATGTACGGCGTCAGCGACGAGAGCAGAGCCGACGCGGCGCGCCGGCTGCTGCTTGGCATCTACGTGGGCTTCGGTCCATTGCCGGACGGCAACGACGTCTGGACCGTCGCGTCGCCGCGGCCGGCGGTCGCCACCGGATGA